In one Pseudomonas sp. 31-12 genomic region, the following are encoded:
- a CDS encoding SDR family oxidoreductase has protein sequence MAEPLSLPPVPEPPKGERLKNKVVLLTGAAQGIGEAIVATFASQHAKLIISDVQAEKVEKVAAHWRDKGFDVCAIKADVSRQQDLHAMARLAVELHGRIDVLVNCAGINVFRDPLEMTEEDWHRCFAIDLDGAWYGCKAVLPQMIEQGIGSIINIASTHSTHIIPGCFPYPVAKHGLLGLTRALGIEYAPKGIRVNAIAPGYIETQLNVDYWNGFADPQAERQRAYDLHPPRRIGQPMEVAMTAVFLASDEAPFINASCITIDGGRSVMYHD, from the coding sequence ATGGCTGAACCTCTTTCCTTGCCACCCGTGCCCGAACCGCCCAAGGGCGAGCGCCTGAAAAACAAGGTGGTGTTGCTGACCGGCGCTGCGCAGGGCATTGGCGAGGCGATCGTCGCCACCTTTGCGTCGCAACACGCCAAGCTGATTATCAGTGATGTCCAGGCCGAGAAAGTCGAGAAAGTCGCGGCGCACTGGCGGGATAAAGGCTTCGATGTCTGCGCGATCAAGGCCGACGTCTCCCGGCAACAAGATCTGCACGCGATGGCCAGGTTGGCAGTCGAGCTTCACGGCCGGATCGACGTATTGGTCAACTGCGCCGGGATCAACGTGTTCCGGGATCCACTGGAAATGACCGAAGAAGACTGGCATCGCTGCTTCGCCATCGACCTCGACGGCGCGTGGTACGGCTGCAAAGCGGTGCTGCCGCAAATGATCGAGCAGGGCATCGGCAGCATCATCAACATCGCCTCGACCCATTCCACTCACATTATTCCGGGCTGCTTCCCGTACCCGGTGGCCAAGCACGGCTTGCTCGGACTGACCCGCGCGCTGGGCATTGAATACGCGCCAAAGGGCATTCGCGTGAATGCAATCGCGCCGGGCTACATCGAAACCCAACTGAACGTCGATTACTGGAACGGTTTTGCCGACCCCCAGGCCGAACGTCAACGGGCCTACGACCTGCACCCACCACGGCGTATCGGGCAACCGATGGAAGTGGCGATGACTGCCGTTTTCCTGGCCAGTGATGAAGCGCCGTTCATCAATGCCTCATGCATCACCATCGATGGTGGTCGCTCGGTCATGTATCACGACTAA